A stretch of Dysidea avara chromosome 5, odDysAvar1.4, whole genome shotgun sequence DNA encodes these proteins:
- the LOC136256575 gene encoding uncharacterized protein, with protein MSEALERVKKRRSGHRGVVTKYLKEAKHILGSDADLDEKRLVKVKALSEILKEKFDLLNTLDEEVLATCPTEDIEREIEEAEDIKCRIVEIRTELDGHLNSGKGGEKKTGEVIEKGVESNSSVNEKRVESRDGSKERDKSGAPATLLEARDHESMDIVKPKLPKIMLPKFNGEIVKFRGFLDRYESAVHNNPSLSAVDKFNYLHALLEGAAAQSIQGLALTEANYQAAIELLKSRFSNTQQVIAAHMDKLLKLPACAGEKTQQLRAIYDKVCVNVRGLEALGVGAEQYGSFLIPVIMAKLPVEVRLQIARITTNDVWKIEDLLHIIKGEVEAREISDAVKVNERKYTDITHKSGAGNMGTASSLTVKDVSVRRDLIRKDGKCFVCLAKGHRAAQCRSTKRCRKCNNQHHQSLCEVPQHSSETQQPEVNITDSSLTTSTRSKRVVLLQTAQAYAYASNGEMVPVRVLFDNGSQRSYLTNSLKIRLGLKPQRKEVVNFNVFGNNGFKRQTCDLVTIKLQTKESEDIQLTALAFHTICSPLPRAVNIHQYPSLQSLDLADCLTTTDTVSNHDSNVDALIGSDFYWELVLGEVKRQENGLVAISSKFGWLVSGPIRDVGVGSVVTHSNLVLQGPSTVPGTTDNEDKLENELRRFWDIESLGIIDEPTPEETMEGFPPQITFDLLQCRYKVGLPWKWSKPSYTNYGLCVRRPNQLKVCLQKEPTMFKEYDDTFKTQLASGIIEPVPLAELEAAPSHFLPHHGVIREDRDTTKLRIVFDGSAKTDSKLFSLNDCLEKGPNLTPLIFDVLLKFREHKIGITADIEKAFHQILIKPEDRNMLRLIWFCRLVFGLTPSPAILRGVIQHHLLLHQKDYSQVAQFLLDSLYVDDLPGGTTDPTKGFEFYQLAEELMRSLLKVSAKIFDPLGFLSPITIGAKILFQQVCISKIKWDQSLDGEALRKWNQLPKEFELLAKVKIPRCYVNRSEQHVTYELHGFSDACERAYAAVVYLRICYEGDSVEVSFVASKTRVAPMKKQGIPRLELMGATLLARLLSTVKTVLQPTLGEMNSYCWVDSYTALCWIRNNRCWRQYIQGRVNEIRNLTDQESWRFCPGKENPADLPSRSGGAMDLMNNRTWWNGPSFLQQGSENWPDLPTSFDVESANAELVKNSTTIVHSLVTTSRQVATPNIDLEAIISLERYSTRLKLLRVTALILRIVDRVKSSKRSEENLTAEGISKAEQMWTKTVQKQCFSQEWQELTRGIKEVRMKQIILYLDTQGIIRCKGRLGESSLSEGANNPILLPAKHKYTTLLISEYHKVVHHNGIRETLNAIRQTYWIIRGRESVKKVIRRCVLCLKFEGKPYTSSVQPDLPGERVSDGPPFIHTGVDFAGPLYVQSNSQQRKVYLCLYTCASTRAVHLEKTEDLSAVSFLQSFRRFTSRRGLPSTILSDNAKTFKSASAEIKKIVRCKEVQTYMVNNQIQWKFIVEKAPWWGGFRERMVGITKRCLKKTIGRSTLAFEELRTNVVEIEGTINNRPLTYMYDDVEGVSQPLTPAHLIYGRQIIKGPSQRQFEIANRREYLLGLREHSNCSREGHGQSRRTTVKPGDIVILKDDLTHRIWWKLARVVELITGRDGQTRAVKVLVLNQEKKASTLRRPIQHLIPLEVSMEH; from the exons ATGAGCGAAGCATTGGAAAGAGTGAAGAAGCGCCGGAGCGGACATAGAGGAGTTGTTACAAAGTATTTAAAGGAGGCGAAACACATCCTGGGAAGTGATGCCGATTTGGACGAGAAGCGCCTAGTGAAGGTGAAGGCGTTATCCGAAATACTAAAAGAGAAGTTTGATCTATTGAACACTCTGGACGAGGAAGTGTTAGCGACTTGCCCGACTGAAGACATCGAAAGAGAAATCGAAGAAGCAGAGGACATCAAGTGTAGAATCGTGGAAATACGTACTGAACTAGACGGCCATCTGAATTCAGGAAAAGGTGGAGAGAAGAAAACTGGTGAGGTGATAGAAAAAGGTGTTGAATCTAATTCAAGTGTAAATGAAAAACGTGTTGAATCACGTGACGGGTCGAAGGAGCGCGATAAATCAGGTGCACCCGCAACTCTATTGGAAGCACGCGACCACGAATCAATGGATATTGTGAAACCTAAGCTGCCGAAGATAATGCTACCTAAGTTCAATGGTGAAATCGTCAAGTTTAGAGGGTTCTTGGATAGATATGAGAGTGCTGTCCACAATAACCCTTCGTTATCGGCGGTCGATAAATTCAATTATCTACACGCACTACTGGAAGGCGCGGCAGCACAAAGCATACAAGGACTAGCATTAACTGAAGCCAACTATCAGGCGGCAATTGAACTGTTGAAGAGTCGTTTCAGTAATACACAGCAAGTGATCGCCGCACATATGGACAAGCTGTTAAAACTACCCGCTTGTGCTGGAGAGAAGACTCAACAGCTCCGTGCCATTTATGATAAGGTGTGTGTAAATGTACGAGGTCTGGAAGCACTAGGAGTTGGTGCAGAACAATACGGCAGCTTCCTAATACCTGTTATTATGGCTAAACTACCAGTTGAAGTAAGGCTACAAATAGCTAGAATTACAACAAATGATGTGTGGAAGATTGAAGATTTGCTTCACATCATAAAGGGAGAGGTAGAAGCCAGGGAGATAAGTGATGCTGTGAAGGTAAATGAAAGGAAGTATACAGACATTACACACAAGAGTGGTGCGGGAAATATGGGAACAGCTTCATCACTGACT GTTAAAGATGTGTCAGTACGTAGGGACCTAATCAGAAAGGAtggaaaatgttttgtttgCCTAGCCAAAGGGCACCGTGCAGCACAATGTCGTAGTACTAAGCGATGCCGTAAGTGCAATAACCAACACCACCAATCACTTTGTGAGGTACCACAACATTCATCAGAAACACAGCAACCAGAAGTGAACATTACTGATAGTTCCTTGACAACAAGTACGAGAAGTAAAAGAGTGGTATTGCTTCAAACAGCTCAAGCCTATGCCTACGCTTCTAATGGAGAAATGGTACCAGTGAGAGTTTTATTTGACAACGGAAGTCAAAGGTCCTATTTAACAAATTCCTTGAAGATAAGGCTTGGCTTAAAACCACAAAGGAAGGAAGTAGTGAACTTCAATGTGTTTGGTAATAATGGTTTTAAAAGACAGACTTGTGACCTTGTGACGATTAAGCTTCAAACCAAAGAGAGCGAAGATATTCAATTGACAGCTCTTGCCTTTCACACGATATGCTCACCACTTCCCAGAGCGGTCAACATTCACCAGTATCCCTCATTACAGAGCTTAGACCTGGCGGACTGTCTGACAACAACTGATACTGTGAGTAATCATGATTCTAATGTAGATGCGTTGATTGGGTCAGATTTTTACTGGGAACTAGTTTTGGGAGAAGTGAAGAGGCAAGAGAATGGGTTGGTTGCCATTAGTAGCAAATTTGGATGGCTTGTATCTGGGCCCATTAGAGATGTTGGGGTAGGTAGTGTTGTCACACATTCTAATCTAGTACTACAAGGACCAAGTACTGTACCAGGCACAACTGACAATGAAGATAAGTTGGAGAACGAGTTGCGACGTTTTTGGGACATTGAGTCACTCGGCATCATTGATGAGCCAACTCCTGAAGAAACCATGGAAGGCTTTCCGCCACAAATCACCTTTGATCTTCTTCAGTGCCGATATAAGGTGGGGCTACCTTGGAAGTGGAGTAAGCCCAGTTACACAAATTATGGACTTTGTGTCAGACGTCCCAATCAGTTAAAGGTATGTTTACAGAAGGAACCAACAATGTTCAAAGAATACGATGATACATTTAAGACACAGTTAGCCAGTGGCATTATTGAGCCTGTTCCCTTAGCTGAGCTAGAGGCAGCACCCAGTCATTTTCTTCCACACCATGGAGTTATTCGAGAGGATAGAGACACAACAAAGCTCAGAATTGTGTTTGATGGTTCTGCCAAGACTGATTCTAAATTGTTTTCACTAAATGATTGCCTTGAGAAGGGGCCTAATTTGACACCACTCATTTTCGATGTTTTGCTAAAGTTTAGAGAACATAAAATTGGCATTACTGCCGATATCGAGAAAGCATTTCATCAGATACTGATTAAACCAGAGGACCGAAACATGCTGCGATTGATCTG GTTTTGTAGACTTGTGTTTGGGTTGACACCGAGCCCAGCCATATTGAGAGGGGTCATCCAACATCACTTACTACTGCATCAGAAGGATTATTCTCAAGTGGCACAATTCTTACTAGATTCCCTATATGTTGATGACTTACCTGGAGGCACCACTGACCCTACAAAAGGTTTTGAATTTTATCAATTGGCTGAGGAACTTATG AGGTCTCTTTTGAAGGTGTCAGCAAAGATTTTTGACCCGTTGGGTTTCCTCAGCCCCATTACAATTGGAGCGAAGATACTGTTTCAGCAGGTGTGTATTAGCAAGATAAAATGGGATCAATCATTGGATGGCGAAGCTTTAAGGAAATGGAATCAGCTGCCAAAGGAGTTTGAATTGTTAGCAAAGGTTAAGATCCCTAGATGTTATGTGAATCGCAGTGAACAGCATGTTACTTATGAATTACATGGTTTCAGTGACGCCTGTGAACGAGCGTATGCTGCTGTTGTATATCTCAGAATATGCTATGAAGGAGACAGTGTTGAAGTTAGTTTTGTGGCCTCCAAGACACGTGTAGCCCCAATGAAAAAGCAGGGTATCCCTCGGTTAGAGTTGATGGGTGCTACGCTTTTAGCAAGATTGCTAAGTACAGTGAAGACAGTACTTCAGCCGACACTGGGTGAAATGAATTCTTATTGTTGGGTGGATTCATACACGGCCTTGTGTTGGATTAGGAATAACCGCTGCTGGAGACAATACATACAAGGCAGAGTTAATGAGATCAGAAATTTGACAGACCAAGAATCTTGGAGATTCTGCCCAGGAAAGGAAAATCCGGCAGACTTACCTTCTCGCTCAGGTGGGGCCATGGATTTAATGAATAACAGAACGTGGTGGAACGGACCAAGCTTCCTTCAACAGGGGTCAGAGAACTGGCCTGATCTGCCTACCAGCTTTGATGTGGAAAGTGCTAATGCAGAACTTGTAAAGAACTCTACAACAATAGTTCACTCCTTGGTTACCACATCCAGACAAGTAGCAACACCCAACATTGATTTAGAAGCGATTATTTCACTAGAACGGTACAGTACAAGATTGAAGTTATTACGTGTTACTGCACTTATTTTACGAATTGTGGACAGGGTAAAATCAAGCAAACGAAGTGAAGAGAATTTGACTGCTGAAGGTATTTCTAAAGCAGAGCAGATGTGGACCAAGACAGTACAAAAGCAGTGCTTCTCTCAGGAGTGGCAAGAATTAACAAGAGGTATAAAGGAAGTCAGAATGAAGCAAATCATCTTGTACCTAGACACTCAGGGAATAATCCGTTGCAAGGGAAGGCTTGGTGAATCATCACTCTCTGAAGGAGCCAACAATCCGATTTTGTTGCCAGCAAAACACAAGTACACAACTTTACTGATCTCAGAATATCACAAGGTCGTCCACCACAATGGGATAAGAGAAACATTGAATGCAATACGTCAGACATACTGGATTATACGAGGACGTGAGTCTGTCAAAAAGGTGATCAGAAGGTGTGTTCTATGTCTGAAGTTTGAAGGTAAACCCTATACCTCTTCAGTGCAACCTGATCTTCCTGGAGAGAGAGTAAGTGATGGACCGCCATTTATACACACAGGTGTAGATTTTGCTGGACCACTATATGTCCAATCTAACAGTCAGCAACGGAAGGTATATTTGTGTTTATATACGTGTGCTTCAACCAGGGCTGTCCATCTGGAGAAAACTGAAGATCTTTCTGCTGTATCATTCCTTCAATCCTTTAGACGATTCACAAGTAGACGAGGGTTACCATCAACAATTCTTTCAGATAATGCAAAAACATTTAAGTCTGCCTCTGCAGAAATTAAGAAGATTGTTAGATGTAAGGAAGTACAAACCTACATGGTGAATAATCAGATTCAATGGAAATTCATAGTGGAGAAGGCACCATGGTGGGGTGGGTTTAGGGAGAGGATGGTAGGAATCACGAAAAGATGTTTGAAGAAGACCATTGGCAGATCCACACTAGCATTTGAGGAGTTACGGACCAATGTAGTTGAAATTGAAGGAACAATCAACAATCGCCCTTTAACTTATATGTATGATGATGTAGAGGGAGTGTCACAACCGTTGACTCCAGCTCATTTGATCTATGGCCGACAGATAATAAAGGGCCCCAGTCAACGTCAATTTGAAATAgcaaat CGAAGGGAATATCTGCTGGGTCTACGGGAACATAGTAATTGCAGCAGAGAAGGTCATGGACAGTCACGACGGACAACTGTTAAGCCAGGAGACATAGTTATTCTAAAGGATGACCTCACCCACCGGATTTGGTGGAAGCTGGCAAGAGTAGTGGAACTGATCACAGGAAGAGATGGACAGACCAGAGCAGTAAAAGTTCTCGTTTTGAATCAGGAGAAGAAAGCCTCAACTTTACGCAGACCTATACAGCACCTCATTCCTCTTGAGGTATCAATGGAACATTGA